The Oncorhynchus nerka isolate Pitt River linkage group LG9a, Oner_Uvic_2.0, whole genome shotgun sequence genome has a segment encoding these proteins:
- the LOC115134774 gene encoding C-C motif chemokine 4-like, with protein sequence MFTPRLAMLSVLVLVLSAITFSEGLRMSSGPEKCCFTFAERQIPRGRVVGYTKTSQQCSNPAVMFKTQKGRQVCARPSDRWVKDYINILDGKNFGKQTPLL encoded by the exons ATGTTCACCCCTCGTCTTGCTATGCTGTCTGTGCTTGTTCTTGTACTGAGTGCCATCACATTTAGCGAAG gtcTTCGAATGTCAAGCGGGCCGGAGAAGTGCTGCTTTACCTTTGCTGAGCGTCAGATACCCAGAGGAAGAGTGGTGGGTTACACAAAGACCAGCCAGCAGTGCTCTAACCCGGCAGTTAT GTTTAAGACCCAGAAGgggagacaggtgtgtgccaggCCCTCAGACAGATGGGTGAAGGACTACATCAACATCCTGGACGGCAAGAACTTTGGGAAGCAGACGCCACTCCTGTAA